From a single Bacteroidota bacterium genomic region:
- a CDS encoding ATP-binding cassette domain-containing protein, whose protein sequence is MGLDSIIRVEKVCVYQKHNMVLNNVNFTVDKGEFVYMVGKTGSGKSSLMKTMYLDVPLQKGMINIAGFDLSTIKKKEIPFLRRKIGIVFQDFQLLYDRSANDNLFFVMQATGWKDKKKMAERAQEALDKVGLVTKGHKLPHELSGGEQQRVSIARALLNDPDIILADEPTGNLDPETSAGIVKLLSDIGKSGRAVIVATHDMLVVNNFPSRMLRCENGEVVEEGTVGSKQ, encoded by the coding sequence ATGGGACTCGACTCCATTATCCGCGTTGAAAAAGTTTGCGTGTACCAGAAACACAACATGGTGCTGAACAATGTGAATTTCACAGTTGACAAAGGCGAATTCGTTTACATGGTGGGAAAAACAGGAAGCGGAAAAAGTTCACTGATGAAAACCATGTACCTCGATGTTCCGCTGCAGAAAGGAATGATAAACATTGCAGGATTCGATCTCTCGACAATAAAGAAAAAAGAAATTCCTTTTCTCAGAAGGAAGATCGGTATCGTTTTCCAGGATTTTCAATTGTTGTATGACCGGAGTGCGAATGATAATTTATTTTTTGTGATGCAGGCCACCGGATGGAAGGACAAAAAAAAGATGGCTGAACGTGCACAGGAAGCGCTCGATAAAGTGGGATTAGTGACGAAGGGGCACAAACTTCCGCACGAACTTTCCGGCGGCGAACAGCAGCGTGTTTCCATTGCGCGCGCATTGCTCAATGATCCTGACATTATTCTCGCTGATGAACCAACTGGAAATCTTGACCCGGAAACTTCTGCGGGAATTGTAAAACTCCTGAGCGACATTGGCAAAAGCGGGAGAGCCGTAATCGTTGCTACGCATGATATGCTGGTGGTAAATAATTTTCCTTCGAGAATGTTGCGCTGCGAAAACGGGGAAGTGGTGGAAGAAGGGACAGTAGGCAGTAAGCAGTAG
- a CDS encoding DUF4258 domain-containing protein — protein sequence MNWARRIRLYLTGFGFGLIIVWLTFFHNGHRDYGGWLPSNRVMTFLSLIKKIDVDSSLLCKMKCEGFTMDDVKKSFADGKVDFDKSQAQKEPCHEYDVKLTIKGKAREIYFSTCVKDSTAKILLFNPPLIGNNCGCN from the coding sequence ATGAACTGGGCACGGCGCATACGACTTTATCTTACCGGCTTCGGCTTCGGGCTTATCATTGTTTGGCTTACATTTTTCCACAATGGCCACCGCGATTATGGCGGATGGCTTCCGTCGAACCGCGTGATGACCTTCCTTTCGCTGATAAAAAAAATAGATGTGGATTCTTCTTTGTTATGTAAAATGAAATGCGAAGGATTCACGATGGACGATGTGAAAAAATCTTTTGCGGACGGGAAAGTTGATTTTGATAAAAGCCAGGCACAGAAAGAACCCTGCCATGAATACGATGTGAAGCTTACTATAAAAGGAAAAGCACGGGAAATTTATTTTTCTACCTGCGTGAAAGATTCCACGGCGAAAATCCTTCTTTTCAATCCGCCACTCATTGGAAATAATTGTGGTTGTAATTGA
- a CDS encoding tetratricopeptide repeat protein, whose product MRGHFSFICFFLFLLLFANGSLRAQQTKVYTDKNVFYRDALDLFEKQKYAEAQEEFDKIVTNSTDKKDLVAIDAEYYASICAYELFNKDAELRLKQFLSDHPESPRCREVRFDLGKYNYRKKKFEEVLRWFREVDTYDLKPEELSEFYFKRGYAHYELGQIDSAKTDFYTIKDENSKYAPSADYYYSHIAYTQGNDETALQGFQKLSADETFGPVVPFYIAQIYFLQGKYQDVIAYAPPLLDSAKHAGEIAHLIGASYYRTGKFKEAAPYLLRYHNDARNYTRDDAYELAYAYYKTSDFEYAKQYFQEAIADSSDALAQNAWYYLADTYLKSNDKPSARNAFLKASSMKFDPVIREDALFSSAKLSYELDFSPFNEAIVSLNEYLYEFPNTPRHDEAYTLLTNVYLSSNHYKEALASISKIRNLPPTMQSTYQQIAYNLGIEDYRKPDFDGAIAAFDQSLTYPVNRELNSNVHYWKAETYYAKAQAKKDSSLFGKAISEYQQFQVTPGATVLRNYNTSNYNIGYCYFQQGNWNASMIAFRKYIQNKNSFDSDERIFDAYVRMGDGYFRLKDFANSADFYSKAVATQKPGDAFRDYAMFQQAMALGYEGKDNDKAAMLKKMRETYPHSEYFLQGRYQEARTLHDMRMYTEALAAYKEVYDLKPNGQYAIPCLKYMGLIYHTQNDNDNALAEYKKAIAQLGNSKGTDFAEIMREIKTIYIAKGQLDQWESYAASVGYTESVATADSTSYVVVLKHYHDGNCGDVLAQASKYIQKYPSGIYITDVHYMRAECSFRENDLATALESYLAILGKNSSNYLERCLTQSAYIYYKQDDFSNAQKMYERVENESSNPDQKNVARINLMRCWVKLGNNDSAAFYAQKVLSIPKVPNDVLGQAHFLIGKSALASMDYATAKKNFEDAEKLLPNTESAAESRYQLCWIKYSNKEYKTAEKALLKEINDYAGFSEWSGKGWLLLSDDYLALKDTFQAKNVLKIYIDNGDVPELIQQAKDKLATIESMQHHAERKKDEDIILGPGDNKNEDNGNGGGQ is encoded by the coding sequence ATGCGCGGTCACTTTTCATTCATCTGTTTTTTTCTTTTTCTCCTGCTCTTCGCGAATGGTTCCCTTCGTGCGCAGCAAACGAAAGTTTACACCGATAAGAATGTGTTCTATCGTGATGCACTCGATCTTTTCGAAAAACAGAAATACGCCGAAGCACAGGAAGAATTTGATAAGATTGTAACAAATTCCACCGACAAAAAAGACCTCGTCGCTATTGATGCAGAATATTATGCTTCCATTTGCGCGTACGAACTTTTTAATAAAGACGCGGAACTCCGCCTCAAACAATTTCTTTCCGATCACCCGGAATCGCCGCGATGCAGGGAAGTACGGTTCGATCTCGGAAAATATAATTACCGGAAGAAAAAATTCGAAGAGGTGCTTCGCTGGTTCCGTGAAGTGGATACGTACGATCTGAAACCCGAAGAACTTTCTGAATTTTATTTCAAACGAGGGTATGCGCATTATGAACTCGGGCAAATAGATTCTGCAAAAACAGATTTCTATACCATCAAGGATGAAAATTCGAAATATGCTCCTTCTGCAGATTATTATTATTCACACATCGCCTATACGCAGGGAAATGACGAGACCGCGTTACAGGGATTTCAGAAACTTTCTGCCGATGAAACGTTCGGCCCGGTAGTGCCGTTTTACATTGCGCAGATCTATTTTCTGCAGGGAAAATACCAGGATGTGATCGCGTACGCTCCGCCCTTGCTCGATTCTGCAAAACACGCCGGCGAGATTGCGCATCTCATTGGCGCTTCGTATTACCGCACCGGGAAATTCAAAGAAGCCGCTCCTTACCTGTTGCGTTATCACAACGACGCGCGCAACTACACGCGCGATGATGCGTACGAGCTCGCGTATGCATATTACAAAACTTCCGATTTCGAATATGCGAAACAATATTTTCAGGAAGCCATCGCCGATTCTTCCGACGCGCTCGCGCAGAATGCGTGGTATTATCTCGCCGACACCTACCTGAAATCGAATGATAAACCTTCGGCACGCAACGCATTCCTGAAAGCATCGTCTATGAAATTCGATCCTGTTATCCGGGAAGATGCATTGTTCAGTTCCGCAAAACTTTCTTACGAACTTGATTTTTCTCCTTTCAATGAAGCCATCGTTTCGCTCAATGAATATCTCTACGAATTTCCGAACACGCCGCGCCATGATGAAGCGTACACTTTGCTCACGAATGTTTACCTGAGTTCGAATCATTACAAGGAAGCGCTCGCATCCATCAGCAAAATCAGGAATCTTCCTCCCACTATGCAATCCACTTACCAGCAGATCGCTTACAATCTCGGAATAGAAGATTACCGGAAACCCGATTTTGACGGAGCTATTGCCGCCTTCGATCAGTCACTCACTTACCCGGTGAACCGCGAGCTGAATTCGAATGTGCATTACTGGAAAGCCGAAACTTATTACGCAAAAGCCCAGGCGAAAAAAGACTCATCGCTTTTCGGCAAAGCAATTTCCGAATACCAGCAATTCCAGGTCACACCCGGTGCAACTGTTCTGCGGAATTACAATACATCGAATTACAATATCGGTTATTGTTATTTCCAGCAGGGAAACTGGAATGCATCCATGATCGCATTCCGGAAATATATTCAGAATAAAAATTCATTCGATTCTGATGAGCGCATCTTCGATGCATACGTGCGCATGGGCGATGGATATTTCCGGCTGAAAGATTTTGCAAACTCTGCCGATTTTTATTCGAAAGCAGTTGCAACGCAGAAACCGGGCGATGCGTTCCGCGATTACGCGATGTTCCAGCAGGCAATGGCGCTGGGTTACGAAGGGAAAGACAATGACAAAGCCGCTATGCTGAAAAAAATGCGCGAGACCTATCCTCATTCGGAATATTTCCTGCAGGGGCGTTACCAGGAGGCGCGCACGCTGCACGACATGCGCATGTACACGGAGGCGCTCGCCGCGTACAAGGAAGTTTATGATCTGAAACCGAACGGGCAATATGCAATTCCGTGTTTGAAATACATGGGGCTCATTTATCATACCCAGAATGATAATGACAATGCACTGGCAGAATATAAAAAAGCGATCGCGCAACTCGGGAATTCCAAGGGAACGGATTTTGCGGAGATCATGCGCGAGATCAAAACCATTTACATTGCTAAAGGGCAGCTCGATCAGTGGGAAAGTTACGCAGCTTCGGTCGGCTATACCGAATCAGTAGCAACTGCCGACAGCACTTCTTACGTGGTTGTGTTAAAACACTACCACGACGGAAATTGCGGCGATGTGCTGGCGCAGGCCAGCAAATACATACAGAAATATCCTTCGGGAATTTACATTACCGATGTGCACTACATGCGTGCGGAGTGTTCGTTCAGGGAAAATGATCTCGCCACAGCGCTGGAAAGTTATCTTGCTATCCTGGGTAAGAACAGTTCGAATTATCTCGAACGCTGCCTTACGCAAAGTGCCTACATCTATTACAAGCAGGATGATTTTTCCAATGCGCAGAAAATGTATGAACGTGTGGAAAACGAATCCTCCAATCCCGATCAGAAAAATGTGGCGAGGATCAATCTCATGCGTTGCTGGGTGAAACTCGGCAACAATGATTCAGCGGCATTTTATGCTCAGAAAGTTCTTTCCATTCCGAAAGTTCCGAATGATGTGCTCGGGCAGGCGCATTTTCTCATTGGTAAATCCGCATTGGCATCCATGGATTATGCGACGGCGAAGAAAAATTTTGAGGATGCAGAAAAACTTCTGCCGAATACAGAATCCGCTGCCGAATCGCGTTACCAGTTGTGCTGGATAAAATATTCGAACAAAGAATATAAAACCGCGGAGAAAGCTTTGCTCAAGGAGATCAATGATTATGCAGGATTCTCCGAATGGAGCGGGAAAGGATGGCTGTTGCTTTCCGATGATTATCTCGCACTGAAAGATACGTTCCAGGCGAAAAATGTTTTGAAGATCTATATTGACAATGGCGATGTTCCCGAATTGATCCAGCAGGCAAAAGATAAACTCGCGACGATCGAATCCATGCAGCATCATGCAGAACGAAAAAAGGACGAGGACATTATTCTCGGCCCGGGCGATAATAAAAATGAGGATAACGGGAACGGGGGCGGACAATGA
- a CDS encoding alanine dehydrogenase → MKTSKDVLLSLTKGALLPKEEMLEVAKKKGKLSIGIPKEISFQENRVSLVPDDVGLLINNGHHVIVESGAGKSANFQDTDYSEAGAQIAVTAEEVYRQAELILKVAPPSLSEIAFMQPKQMLLSTLQLPAQPENFLKKLLEKKITALAFEWIKDEDGVFPVIRSMGEIAGGTSILIAAEYLSNVNNGQGAILGGISGVAPTEVVIVGAGTVGEYAARAALGLGATVKVFDNSVYRLRRLQSDIGTRIFTSIIQPKVLMKHLRTADVAIGALRASGGRTPCVVSENMVAEMKTGAVIVDVSIDQGGCFETSKVTNHTSPVFRKHGVIHYCVPNIASRVARTASYALSTIFSPILQNMGEEGGLTPLLRQNTGIRNGVYIYNGILTNQYLGEVYKIPSKDIDLLVAAF, encoded by the coding sequence ATGAAAACATCGAAAGACGTGCTTCTCTCCCTTACAAAAGGAGCATTGTTGCCGAAAGAAGAGATGCTGGAGGTGGCGAAGAAAAAGGGAAAACTAAGTATTGGTATTCCAAAAGAAATTTCCTTCCAGGAAAATCGTGTTTCACTCGTACCGGATGATGTAGGATTGCTCATCAATAACGGTCATCATGTGATCGTGGAAAGCGGCGCTGGAAAAAGTGCGAATTTCCAGGACACAGATTATTCGGAAGCCGGTGCGCAGATCGCAGTGACGGCAGAGGAAGTTTACAGGCAGGCAGAACTCATTCTCAAAGTGGCACCGCCTTCTCTTTCGGAAATTGCATTCATGCAGCCGAAACAAATGTTGCTCTCCACGCTCCAGCTTCCGGCACAACCGGAAAATTTTCTGAAAAAATTATTAGAGAAAAAAATTACAGCGCTCGCATTCGAATGGATTAAAGATGAAGACGGCGTTTTCCCGGTGATCCGCTCTATGGGAGAAATAGCCGGAGGAACTTCCATTCTCATTGCTGCAGAATATCTCTCGAATGTGAATAACGGGCAGGGCGCAATTCTCGGTGGAATTTCCGGCGTTGCTCCGACTGAAGTTGTGATCGTAGGCGCAGGCACAGTCGGCGAATATGCAGCGCGCGCGGCGCTCGGTTTGGGAGCGACCGTGAAAGTTTTTGATAATTCTGTTTATCGTTTGCGTCGATTGCAGAGTGATATCGGCACACGGATCTTCACTTCAATCATTCAACCGAAAGTGCTGATGAAACATTTGCGCACGGCTGATGTGGCCATCGGTGCTTTGCGCGCGAGCGGCGGAAGAACTCCGTGTGTGGTGAGTGAGAACATGGTGGCGGAAATGAAAACCGGCGCGGTGATCGTGGATGTTTCCATTGACCAGGGCGGATGTTTTGAAACTTCGAAAGTGACGAATCACACCAGTCCTGTTTTCAGAAAACACGGTGTGATCCATTATTGCGTTCCGAATATCGCATCACGCGTTGCGCGCACGGCCTCGTATGCGCTGAGTACGATCTTCTCTCCTATTCTGCAGAACATGGGTGAAGAAGGCGGACTCACTCCGCTGCTGCGGCAAAATACCGGTATCCGCAACGGCGTTTACATTTACAACGGAATTCTCACGAATCAATATCTCGGGGAAGTTTATAAAATTCCTTCGAAGGATATCGATCTGTTGGTTGCTGCATTCTGA
- the gyrB gene encoding DNA topoisomerase (ATP-hydrolyzing) subunit B, whose protein sequence is MEEIVKEKESDYSADSIQVLEGLEAVRKRPAMYIGDVSTKGLHHLVYEVVDNSIDEALAGHCKNIRVTIHENNSVSVRDDGRGIPVDMHLKEKRSALEVVMTVLHAGGKFDKDSYKVSGGLHGVGVSCVNALSTHLQVTVFRQGKMWQQEYNIGKPLYPVKEVGESNDHGTEVKFTPDATIFTTTEYNYDTIASRMRELSYLNKGINISLTDDRNKDENGVAFSEMFHSDGGLREFVAYLDANREKLIDDVIYMEGERNAIPVEVAMQYNTSFSENLHTYVNNINTHEGGTHVAGFRRGLTRTLKNYADKNGMLSKLKFEINGDDFREGLTAVISVKVQEPQFEGQTKTKLGNGEVDGAVASAVGEMLSNYLEEHPKQARMIVDKVILAATARHAARKARELVQRKGALTGGGLPGKLADCSDSDPQKCELFLVEGDSAGGTAKQGRNRAFQAILPLRGKILNVEKAMEHKIYENEEIKNIFTALGVHRGTADDERALNLDKLRYHKVVIMTDADVDGSHISTLIMTFFFRQMKEIIENGYLYIATPPLYLVKKGKEERYCWNEEQRDHHVRELAGDGKESSVGIQRYKGLGEMNAEQLWKTTMNPESRTLRKVTIESAAEADRIFSMLMGDDVPPRREFIERNAKYAHIDV, encoded by the coding sequence ATGGAAGAAATTGTGAAGGAAAAAGAATCAGATTACTCCGCAGACAGTATCCAGGTACTTGAAGGTTTAGAAGCAGTTCGCAAACGCCCTGCTATGTATATCGGCGATGTCAGCACCAAAGGTCTGCATCATCTCGTGTACGAAGTTGTAGATAACTCTATCGATGAAGCGCTCGCCGGCCACTGCAAAAATATTCGTGTTACCATTCACGAAAATAATTCGGTTTCCGTTCGTGATGACGGCCGCGGAATTCCTGTCGATATGCACCTCAAAGAAAAACGTTCAGCGCTCGAAGTGGTGATGACCGTTCTTCATGCCGGTGGAAAATTCGATAAAGATTCTTACAAAGTTTCCGGCGGACTTCACGGCGTTGGTGTTTCGTGTGTGAATGCACTCTCTACGCACCTGCAGGTAACTGTTTTTCGCCAGGGAAAGATGTGGCAACAGGAATACAATATCGGCAAGCCATTGTATCCGGTAAAAGAAGTTGGTGAAAGTAATGATCACGGCACAGAAGTGAAATTCACTCCTGATGCAACCATCTTCACGACTACCGAATATAATTATGATACCATTGCATCGCGCATGCGCGAATTGTCCTATCTCAATAAAGGAATTAATATTTCACTGACTGATGACCGGAATAAAGATGAAAACGGTGTCGCATTTTCAGAGATGTTTCATTCAGATGGAGGACTCCGAGAATTCGTCGCTTATCTCGATGCCAATCGTGAAAAACTTATTGACGATGTGATCTACATGGAAGGTGAACGAAATGCAATTCCTGTGGAAGTGGCCATGCAATACAATACTTCGTTCAGTGAAAATCTTCACACGTACGTCAATAACATCAACACGCACGAAGGCGGGACACACGTCGCCGGTTTTCGCCGCGGACTTACGCGCACACTGAAAAATTATGCTGATAAAAATGGAATGCTTTCCAAACTTAAATTTGAAATTAACGGCGATGATTTCCGCGAAGGACTCACCGCAGTTATTTCAGTGAAAGTTCAGGAACCGCAATTCGAAGGACAAACAAAAACAAAACTCGGCAATGGAGAAGTGGATGGCGCAGTAGCATCTGCCGTTGGAGAAATGCTTTCGAATTATCTCGAAGAACATCCCAAGCAGGCGCGAATGATCGTTGATAAGGTTATCCTTGCAGCTACTGCACGTCACGCCGCACGCAAAGCGCGCGAACTCGTTCAGCGAAAAGGTGCCCTCACAGGCGGTGGACTTCCAGGGAAACTTGCAGATTGCTCAGACAGTGATCCGCAGAAATGCGAACTTTTTCTTGTAGAGGGAGATTCAGCAGGAGGAACCGCAAAGCAGGGACGTAATCGTGCCTTCCAGGCCATTCTTCCTTTGCGCGGAAAAATTCTCAATGTGGAGAAAGCGATGGAGCATAAAATTTATGAGAACGAAGAAATAAAAAATATTTTCACCGCACTCGGCGTTCATCGCGGAACTGCTGATGACGAGCGCGCACTCAATCTCGACAAATTACGTTATCACAAAGTGGTGATCATGACCGATGCTGATGTCGATGGAAGCCACATCTCCACACTCATCATGACTTTTTTCTTCCGGCAAATGAAGGAGATCATCGAAAACGGTTATCTCTACATCGCAACGCCACCGCTTTATCTTGTGAAAAAAGGAAAGGAAGAACGTTATTGCTGGAATGAAGAACAGCGCGATCATCACGTGCGTGAACTTGCCGGCGACGGAAAAGAGAGTAGTGTTGGAATACAACGTTACAAAGGGCTGGGAGAAATGAATGCAGAACAATTATGGAAAACAACCATGAATCCCGAATCACGAACGTTGCGTAAGGTTACTATTGAAAGTGCTGCAGAAGCCGATCGTATTTTCTCGATGCTCATGGGCGATGATGTTCCACCCCGCCGCGAATTCATAGAACGCAATGCAAAATATGCGCACATCGATGTGTGA